One window from the genome of Sporosarcina sp. 6E9 encodes:
- a CDS encoding RluA family pseudouridine synthase, whose product MKIPILYEDNHLLVVEKPVNIPVQGDDSRDKDLLTILKEDIKVRYNKPGNVYLGLVHRLDRPVGGVMVFAKTSKAASRLSDVIRKNELERKYLAVVRGVPNKNKAKLEHYLYKDTKKNKVHAVAATHKEGKKAVLDYETIRSSDGLSLLAVRLHTGRSHQIRVQLSESGFPLYGDQKYGQHVNRPGQQIALWANVLEFPHPTTKEMIRVESQPPNDYPWNLWTTDQMK is encoded by the coding sequence ATGAAAATCCCAATTCTGTATGAAGACAATCACTTACTGGTCGTTGAAAAGCCTGTCAATATTCCCGTGCAAGGAGACGACAGCCGTGATAAAGATTTACTTACGATATTAAAAGAAGATATAAAGGTTCGGTATAATAAACCAGGTAACGTTTACTTAGGGCTTGTTCACCGATTGGACCGTCCTGTTGGTGGGGTTATGGTTTTTGCGAAGACATCGAAGGCTGCATCGCGTTTATCGGATGTAATTCGGAAAAATGAACTTGAACGGAAGTATCTGGCCGTAGTAAGGGGTGTTCCGAATAAAAACAAGGCGAAACTGGAGCATTATTTATATAAAGATACGAAGAAAAACAAAGTGCATGCTGTTGCTGCCACGCACAAGGAAGGTAAGAAAGCTGTTCTCGATTACGAAACGATTCGCAGTTCAGACGGGCTCAGCCTTTTAGCTGTACGTCTCCACACGGGTCGTTCTCATCAAATACGTGTGCAACTTTCTGAATCAGGCTTTCCGCTATACGGCGATCAAAAATACGGGCAACACGTCAATCGTCCGGGACAGCAAATCGCGTTATGGGCAAATGTGCTTGAATTTCCTCATCCGACAACGAAGGAAATGATTCGAGTCGAATCACAACCACCGAATGATTATCCTTGGAATCTCTGGACAACTGACCAGATGAAATAA
- a CDS encoding collagen-like protein: MNDCQHCSECDRCKGARGPRGFRGPRGYEGPMGYDGEKGPKGDPGARGSRGPQGYDGEKGEPGPKGDTGPRGERGERGPEGTFKSAYGYAYNESGAFESGAVKFFIAGPLQDVELKNDGLKILKDGIYQIDYKVLLESNVITCTPSSFKLVINDEITISSSVTESTTSNTLTSTQLFSLQKGDVIKLIAELQEHFHCKLATLQVLQVG; the protein is encoded by the coding sequence ATGAATGACTGTCAACACTGCAGCGAATGCGATCGTTGTAAAGGTGCTCGCGGCCCTAGAGGATTTAGAGGTCCAAGAGGCTATGAAGGTCCAATGGGGTACGACGGGGAAAAAGGACCGAAAGGAGACCCAGGCGCTCGAGGTTCAAGAGGTCCTCAAGGATATGATGGAGAAAAAGGTGAGCCGGGACCTAAAGGGGATACTGGTCCAAGAGGAGAACGGGGAGAAAGGGGACCTGAAGGAACATTCAAATCTGCATATGGCTATGCCTATAACGAATCAGGCGCTTTTGAATCGGGTGCCGTGAAATTTTTCATCGCAGGCCCTTTGCAAGATGTTGAATTGAAAAATGACGGTTTAAAGATACTTAAAGATGGCATATACCAAATTGACTACAAAGTTCTGCTTGAATCAAATGTAATCACTTGTACGCCTTCATCTTTTAAACTTGTCATTAATGATGAAATTACAATATCATCTTCAGTAACTGAGTCAACTACCTCGAATACGCTAACATCCACTCAGCTATTCTCATTGCAAAAAGGCGACGTTATAAAACTGATAGCAGAATTACAAGAACACTTCCATTGTAAACTAGCAACATTACAAGTCTTACAAGTAGGTTGA
- a CDS encoding SCO family protein: MKIVRSTVLLVIGFLAFYFFWPQSIDLPKLGTVKEWPLTEGGNDGQEFQEKPKLISFFFTNCPDICPMTMWDLKELQQLMREKGITDDRYIVLSITLDPEYDTSEIINQYKERFEISSPNWLFSRGSLEETKKFTQYFNFYYEKNEDGFVTHSTSMYIVDSNDYIRAHHDMAIGKKRVNIEEIANQLELLIK; the protein is encoded by the coding sequence TTGAAAATCGTAAGAAGTACAGTTTTACTAGTGATTGGTTTCTTAGCTTTCTACTTCTTTTGGCCGCAGTCAATCGATTTGCCAAAACTCGGGACTGTAAAAGAATGGCCACTAACTGAAGGTGGAAATGATGGTCAGGAATTCCAAGAAAAACCGAAGCTAATCTCGTTTTTCTTTACGAATTGCCCAGACATTTGCCCCATGACAATGTGGGACTTAAAAGAGCTCCAACAACTGATGCGAGAAAAGGGGATAACAGATGACCGGTATATTGTCCTATCAATCACATTGGATCCTGAATATGATACGAGTGAGATAATAAACCAATATAAAGAGCGATTTGAAATTTCGAGTCCTAACTGGTTATTTTCACGAGGGTCACTAGAAGAAACAAAGAAATTCACACAGTATTTTAATTTCTATTATGAAAAAAATGAAGACGGCTTTGTCACTCACTCCACATCCATGTATATTGTCGATTCAAATGATTATATAAGAGCCCATCACGATATGGCGATAGGAAAAAAACGTGTCAATATTGAAGAGATTGCAAACCAATTGGAGCTGTTAATCAAATAA